One Neisseria sp. Marseille-Q5346 genomic region harbors:
- the cysG gene encoding siroheme synthase CysG, whose protein sequence is MSHYPLFADLRDRPVLLAGAGKVAERKAESLLSAGARVRVVAETLNPQFQQWATEGKIVWLGGLFEEAMLDEVYFVIAATNDDGFNRRVFEAAERRAKLCNTVDTADLCSFIVPAVVDRGPLKIAISSGGTAPVLARKWRQIIETLIPLHTGTMARIAGKWREKVKQTLNNVEQRRYFWEKLFDSRFGIFAAQNNIEAAERELITQLNRETPFGGEVVLVGAGPGDPGLLTIHALQAIQAADTVFYDALVSDEILAMVRKDAVKISVGKRAGAHHVQQEETNRLLVEHAQKGERVVRLKGGDPFVFGRGGEEVQTLHQAGIAYRIVPGITAALGATAYAGIPLTHRDCAQSALFVTGHSKHEGSQPDWQTLALSRQTLVIYMGTLKATEIAEKLMAYGRQPSTPVAVISNGTLPNQTVRTGRLKDLGLLAAEAERPALMVIGEVVALRNEMKWFGEGIEYFEEAA, encoded by the coding sequence ATGAGCCATTATCCTTTGTTTGCCGATTTGAGAGACCGCCCAGTTTTACTGGCAGGCGCGGGCAAGGTTGCCGAGCGCAAGGCGGAAAGTCTGTTGTCTGCCGGAGCGCGTGTGCGCGTTGTTGCGGAAACTTTGAATCCGCAGTTTCAGCAATGGGCGACTGAAGGGAAAATAGTTTGGCTGGGCGGCTTGTTTGAAGAAGCCATGCTGGACGAAGTGTATTTTGTTATTGCGGCAACGAATGATGATGGATTTAACCGCCGTGTTTTTGAAGCGGCGGAACGACGGGCGAAATTGTGCAATACGGTGGATACGGCGGACTTGTGTTCGTTTATCGTGCCTGCCGTGGTGGATAGGGGGCCGTTGAAAATAGCCATATCCAGTGGTGGTACTGCGCCTGTTTTGGCGCGGAAATGGCGGCAGATTATCGAGACATTGATTCCGCTGCATACGGGTACAATGGCGCGTATTGCCGGCAAATGGCGTGAGAAGGTTAAGCAAACGCTGAATAATGTCGAACAACGCCGTTATTTTTGGGAAAAGTTGTTTGACAGCCGTTTCGGTATTTTTGCGGCTCAAAACAATATCGAAGCGGCGGAACGCGAATTGATCACGCAGTTGAACCGGGAAACGCCGTTTGGCGGCGAAGTGGTTTTGGTGGGCGCAGGGCCGGGCGATCCGGGCTTACTGACCATACATGCTTTGCAGGCGATTCAGGCTGCGGATACCGTGTTTTACGATGCTTTGGTGTCGGATGAGATTTTGGCGATGGTGCGTAAAGATGCGGTGAAAATTAGTGTAGGCAAACGCGCCGGTGCGCATCATGTCCAGCAGGAAGAAACCAACCGTCTATTGGTTGAACATGCTCAAAAAGGCGAGCGCGTAGTGAGGTTGAAAGGCGGCGATCCGTTTGTGTTCGGGCGTGGCGGGGAGGAAGTGCAAACCCTGCATCAGGCCGGAATTGCCTACCGCATTGTGCCGGGCATTACTGCCGCGCTTGGTGCCACTGCTTATGCTGGTATTCCGTTAACCCATCGCGATTGCGCACAAAGTGCTTTATTTGTGACCGGCCACAGTAAACATGAGGGCAGCCAGCCCGATTGGCAGACTTTGGCTTTAAGCCGCCAAACGTTGGTAATTTATATGGGGACGCTTAAAGCGACCGAGATTGCGGAAAAACTGATGGCTTATGGCAGGCAGCCTTCTACGCCTGTCGCCGTGATTTCCAATGGGACTTTACCGAATCAAACCGTGCGGACAGGCCGTCTGAAAGATTTGGGCTTGTTGGCTGCCGAAGCGGAGCGTCCGGCTTTAATGGTGATTGGGGAAGTGGTTGCCTTGCGCAATGAGATGAAATGGTTCGGAGAAGGTATCGAATATTTCGAAGAAGCCGCGTAA
- a CDS encoding tetratricopeptide repeat protein — protein MLFSPSRIRVAAAAVMMLFATQTFAAPGDSNAVFESAKIIKKKSRADRFSPEEREQERIRLLGIQNRTSQVFTLLNSELALQKGDAASALFTYILTLHSTKSPEVAERALEMAVSLNAFEQAEAIYQKWREIEPEPGETQKRMIWLRNLLLGKADKNLSGLDKVIAGGSEDEQKRVFLLLAQTAAQQPNLTSDAVKQVHKTALNYKDFPEAAIADAIFSAKDGQKKHAIAALQRLAKLDNEILPPTFVTLRLMAQRHPDILDNFFKETDTKTLSPIWQELDIANLIAHGQNDKAFKRLQTLLEENPNPDLYIQAALLSASKTENISAVNSYLEKAYKAGTEEQRSRAALIGAVSYNDAEDFAKAKQWLDKVTATAYTFDKTILAASIEAKQGNHKEAWALVQRAQKMPEQRGRYFEASDLLNTALFVLSKNTNLQESLNALNSLVNSTEKSLKTQASPELLANVLYQRSMVYEKLNQPGKAIADLRRVVELYPDNPHGWNALGYTLLSNGKDLEEAFKMVQTAYQMEPESAAINDSVGWAYYLKGDAQMALPYIQYAYEKEPEAEVAAHLGEVLWALGDQDKAKEIWNDGLKRGSNLRVLKETMSKFGITPSKPHTQKHK, from the coding sequence ATGTTGTTTTCCCCATCACGTATTCGAGTGGCAGCTGCGGCTGTAATGATGTTGTTTGCTACACAAACTTTTGCTGCGCCTGGCGATTCAAATGCAGTTTTTGAATCGGCTAAGATTATTAAAAAGAAAAGCCGTGCCGACCGTTTTTCTCCCGAAGAGCGCGAGCAGGAGCGGATACGTCTGTTGGGTATACAAAACCGCACCTCGCAGGTTTTTACTTTGTTAAATTCAGAACTGGCTTTACAAAAGGGCGATGCGGCTTCTGCGCTGTTTACGTATATTTTGACGTTGCATAGCACCAAATCTCCCGAAGTGGCCGAACGCGCTTTGGAGATGGCGGTTTCTTTAAACGCATTTGAACAGGCTGAAGCCATTTACCAAAAATGGCGCGAAATCGAGCCTGAGCCTGGTGAAACACAAAAGCGTATGATTTGGTTGCGCAATTTGCTGCTGGGTAAAGCCGATAAGAATTTGAGCGGCTTGGACAAGGTAATTGCAGGCGGTAGTGAAGATGAGCAAAAGCGCGTGTTCCTGCTTTTGGCACAAACCGCAGCCCAACAGCCGAATCTGACCAGCGATGCGGTCAAGCAAGTACATAAAACAGCATTGAATTATAAAGACTTTCCAGAAGCGGCGATTGCGGATGCAATTTTTAGTGCAAAAGACGGTCAAAAGAAACACGCCATTGCGGCATTGCAGCGATTGGCCAAGTTAGACAATGAAATTTTGCCACCGACTTTTGTTACATTGAGACTGATGGCGCAACGGCATCCTGATATTCTGGACAATTTCTTCAAAGAGACAGACACCAAAACCTTATCTCCGATTTGGCAGGAATTAGACATCGCCAATTTGATCGCTCATGGCCAAAATGATAAGGCTTTTAAGCGTTTGCAGACTTTGTTGGAAGAAAATCCCAACCCTGATTTGTATATTCAGGCCGCCTTATTGTCCGCCAGCAAGACGGAAAATATTTCTGCGGTAAACAGTTATCTGGAAAAGGCTTATAAAGCTGGTACGGAAGAGCAGCGCAGCCGTGCGGCGTTGATTGGCGCGGTTTCTTACAATGATGCTGAAGATTTTGCCAAAGCCAAACAATGGCTGGATAAGGTAACAGCTACGGCTTATACGTTTGATAAGACCATTTTGGCTGCTTCCATCGAAGCCAAACAGGGCAACCATAAAGAGGCTTGGGCTTTGGTGCAACGCGCACAAAAAATGCCCGAGCAAAGAGGACGTTATTTTGAAGCCAGTGATTTGCTAAATACGGCTTTGTTTGTATTGTCTAAAAATACCAATCTTCAAGAATCGTTGAACGCTTTGAACAGCTTGGTAAATTCCACTGAAAAATCCTTAAAAACCCAAGCTTCTCCGGAGTTGCTTGCCAATGTGTTGTATCAGCGTTCGATGGTGTATGAGAAGCTGAATCAGCCAGGAAAGGCGATTGCCGATTTGCGCCGAGTTGTTGAGTTGTATCCGGACAATCCGCACGGTTGGAATGCTTTGGGCTATACCTTGCTGTCTAACGGCAAGGATTTGGAAGAAGCGTTTAAAATGGTTCAGACGGCCTATCAGATGGAGCCGGAAAGCGCAGCCATTAATGACAGTGTAGGCTGGGCTTATTATCTTAAAGGCGATGCCCAAATGGCTTTGCCGTATATCCAATATGCCTACGAAAAAGAACCTGAAGCCGAAGTCGCCGCACATTTGGGCGAAGTCCTATGGGCACTTGGCGACCAAGACAAGGCCAAAGAAATCTGGAATGACGGCTTGAAACGTGGAAGCAATCTCCGAGTATTAAAAGAGACAATGTCCAAATTCGGTATAACGCCCAGCAAACCGCATACTCAAAAACACAAATAA
- the aroA gene encoding 3-phosphoshikimate 1-carboxyvinyltransferase yields the protein MTESIRLPASTLKPSTVALPGSKSISNRTLLLAALSDNVCEIHSLLKSDDTDRMLEALDKLGVQIESLPEGRLKVHGTGGRFPNQTADLFLGNAGTAFRPLTAALAVLGGDYHLHGVPRMHERPIGDLVDALRIAGADVQYLGNENYPPLQIGKRQDNDERVIPIKGNVSSQFLTALLMALPLTGQAFEIHMVGELISKPYIDITLKLMAQFGVNIINEDYRVFKIPAGAKYHAPEHLYVEGDASSASYFLGAGLISGTPIRVTGIGAHSIQGDVAFARELEKIGADVIWGENFVEISRPAERKIQAFDLDANHIPDAAMTLAIVALATKQPCTLRNIGSWRVKETDRIAAMATELRKLGAEVVEEAEAIHITPPETLIPDAVIDTYDDHRMAMCFSLASLLGVPIIINDPRCTHKTFPDYFQVFASLTN from the coding sequence ATGACCGAATCCATCCGCCTGCCCGCTTCTACACTCAAGCCTTCCACCGTTGCCCTGCCCGGTTCCAAAAGCATCAGCAACCGCACGCTGCTATTGGCCGCACTCTCCGACAATGTTTGCGAAATTCATTCTTTGCTCAAATCCGACGATACCGACCGAATGCTTGAAGCACTCGACAAACTCGGCGTGCAAATTGAATCTTTACCTGAAGGCCGTCTGAAAGTTCATGGCACCGGCGGCCGCTTTCCCAACCAAACTGCCGATTTGTTTTTAGGCAACGCTGGTACGGCATTCCGCCCTTTGACTGCCGCACTTGCCGTTCTGGGTGGCGACTATCATCTGCACGGCGTACCGCGTATGCACGAACGCCCCATCGGCGATTTGGTGGATGCGCTGCGGATTGCAGGCGCGGACGTACAATATCTGGGCAATGAAAACTATCCTCCGCTTCAGATCGGCAAACGCCAAGACAACGACGAGCGCGTTATTCCGATTAAAGGCAATGTTTCCAGCCAATTCCTGACCGCCCTGCTGATGGCTTTGCCCCTGACCGGACAAGCATTTGAAATCCACATGGTAGGCGAGTTGATTTCCAAACCTTATATCGACATCACGCTCAAGCTGATGGCGCAGTTCGGTGTGAACATCATCAATGAAGACTACCGTGTATTTAAAATCCCGGCCGGTGCCAAATATCATGCACCCGAACATTTATATGTGGAAGGCGATGCCTCCAGCGCGTCTTATTTCTTGGGCGCAGGCCTGATTTCGGGTACACCCATCCGCGTGACCGGCATCGGCGCACACAGCATTCAAGGCGACGTTGCCTTCGCACGCGAACTGGAGAAAATCGGTGCGGATGTTATTTGGGGCGAAAATTTTGTTGAGATTTCCCGCCCTGCCGAGCGCAAGATTCAGGCTTTTGATTTGGATGCCAACCATATTCCAGACGCAGCCATGACCTTGGCCATTGTTGCACTAGCTACCAAACAGCCCTGCACCCTGCGCAATATCGGCTCATGGCGCGTCAAAGAAACCGACCGTATCGCCGCCATGGCAACCGAGCTGCGCAAACTGGGGGCTGAAGTCGTTGAAGAAGCCGAAGCCATCCATATTACGCCGCCCGAAACACTTATCCCCGATGCCGTCATCGATACTTACGACGACCACCGCATGGCCATGTGTTTCTCGCTGGCTTCGCTTTTGGGCGTCCCCATCATCATCAACGACCCGAGATGCACGCATAAAACTTTCCCCGACTATTTCCAAGTTTTCGCATCATTAACCAACTGA
- a CDS encoding CoA pyrophosphatase — MNTDQLIHFLTQASHFSSRMQAERNQLVTAQTVKEAAVLVGIVLHEDAWQILLTKRADTLRQHTGQIAFAGGRKDAQDDSLMATALREAYEETAIPITAWQTFAPLPFYDTPSGYRVTPVPAICVQPVNPKANPDEVAEIFYLPLDFALNLQNYTFRQLHHNNQTLALPALPFQHYDIWGLTALILYGLAERYQQYCQAFK; from the coding sequence ATGAATACCGACCAACTTATCCATTTCCTCACTCAAGCTTCACACTTCAGCAGCCGTATGCAAGCAGAGCGCAATCAATTAGTTACCGCCCAAACGGTCAAAGAAGCAGCTGTTTTGGTCGGTATTGTTTTGCATGAAGATGCGTGGCAAATTTTACTGACCAAAAGAGCCGATACCTTAAGGCAGCACACCGGGCAAATCGCCTTTGCCGGCGGCCGCAAAGATGCCCAAGACGACAGCCTAATGGCAACGGCGTTAAGAGAAGCTTATGAAGAAACCGCCATTCCGATTACCGCATGGCAGACTTTTGCGCCGCTACCCTTTTATGACACGCCTTCCGGCTATCGTGTTACACCTGTTCCGGCAATTTGCGTCCAGCCCGTCAACCCCAAAGCCAATCCCGACGAAGTAGCAGAAATTTTTTATCTGCCTTTGGACTTCGCCTTAAACCTGCAAAACTACACATTCCGCCAACTTCATCACAACAATCAAACCCTCGCCCTCCCCGCCCTGCCTTTCCAACACTACGACATCTGGGGGCTGACCGCACTCATTCTATACGGACTGGCAGAACGTTATCAGCAATATTGCCAAGCTTTTAAATAA
- a CDS encoding glycoside hydrolase family 66 protein, producing the protein MTTEAKTAPLPTILFNKAAYANGDDAILNISNATDKITSVTVSHLGTEIQKLDNLNSTSVKLSSDIFSPNSGYVVKVETVDSTGNHTSKTLGLSVEDDWTIFPRYGVVAGSNDNSAERNNSMTNDQLKGYQNNIDQLAQMHINNYFFYDVYDTTSNPFPNVNSFKQEWATWAVRNGQPNPPQIDTLLIKNLVNKIHEKGGSAMLYNMLNAASNDELDNPAIKEILNNVKLYNAQEHSNFGKAGAETKTSVQQFVDPADKSWQNHIVNTMIKALKTGGFDGWQADTMGDNLVYKIQNGQKTENFRMSDGYDDLSAAAAEKLHDYGQTYMINDISTGRADVLSATGMDVPYSEIWPRDFKDTAGNTHYENHNYAELKRLVGRLYDYNHVSPIIAAYTQKDTQLEDHSSELNPDNELLVDAVIAASGGYHMTVAALNNLPDKNAHGFGILQDPYYPAQTLKTNEILAKSEFNYQQFITAYEELLRGEGLVELKDSHASIVASDGYDMTSISGEGGKVYTWTKATADGGRVVQLINLAGLDKDTNWNSSNHHTLKLDNPKVRIPFDIEISAEQAEQAIVQLASPDSDDISMHTLESSVIYENGKPVALEVTVPSLDVWDMLYVSNLGQASVSQTFADDKTTFNGTHTDDHIKGTESEDIIYGNRGNDEIHGGSGNDKLSGGTGDDVINGDAGSDILYGGGGNDHLNGGLDNDTLYGGAGNDTMLGEAGNDIIHGGAGNDTLFGGLGDDILRGEAGNDTYVFNRGEGHDTIFDHHGTNAIQFGAGISLSDLSLETVNEKDGTTWNITIRGENNHNDLITIDHQYAGIHTDAQGKKIPSVSEFRFDEGTFNIDQLMHILG; encoded by the coding sequence ATGACAACTGAAGCAAAAACAGCCCCTTTGCCGACTATTCTCTTTAACAAGGCAGCCTATGCCAACGGCGATGATGCTATTCTGAACATCTCCAATGCGACAGACAAAATCACCTCTGTTACCGTCAGCCATTTGGGTACGGAAATCCAAAAATTGGATAATCTGAACTCAACCTCCGTCAAACTCTCTTCCGATATTTTTTCACCCAATTCAGGCTACGTCGTCAAAGTAGAAACCGTTGACAGCACCGGCAACCACACCAGCAAAACACTGGGATTGTCTGTCGAAGACGACTGGACCATTTTCCCCCGCTATGGCGTAGTAGCGGGGTCTAACGATAATTCGGCAGAACGAAACAACTCCATGACCAATGACCAGCTCAAAGGCTATCAAAACAATATCGATCAGCTGGCACAAATGCACATCAACAATTATTTCTTCTATGATGTGTACGACACAACCTCCAATCCATTTCCAAACGTAAACAGCTTCAAGCAAGAATGGGCGACTTGGGCTGTCAGAAACGGCCAACCAAACCCTCCCCAAATCGATACCCTGCTGATTAAAAACCTCGTGAACAAAATTCACGAAAAAGGCGGCAGTGCCATGCTCTACAATATGCTTAACGCCGCCTCCAATGACGAACTCGATAACCCGGCCATCAAAGAAATTTTAAATAATGTCAAACTCTACAATGCCCAAGAGCATTCCAACTTCGGCAAAGCCGGTGCAGAGACCAAAACATCCGTACAACAATTCGTCGATCCTGCCGACAAAAGCTGGCAAAACCATATCGTCAACACCATGATCAAAGCCCTGAAAACAGGCGGCTTTGACGGCTGGCAGGCCGACACCATGGGTGATAACCTCGTTTACAAAATACAAAACGGCCAAAAGACTGAAAACTTCAGAATGTCTGACGGTTATGACGATTTGTCAGCCGCGGCTGCGGAAAAACTACACGATTACGGTCAAACTTATATGATCAACGACATCAGCACCGGCAGGGCCGATGTCTTATCTGCCACCGGCATGGATGTTCCTTACTCAGAAATCTGGCCACGCGATTTTAAAGATACAGCCGGAAATACCCATTATGAAAACCACAACTATGCCGAGCTTAAACGCTTGGTAGGTCGTCTGTACGATTACAATCACGTTTCCCCGATTATTGCCGCCTATACTCAAAAAGATACCCAGCTAGAAGATCATTCTTCCGAACTCAATCCGGACAACGAATTGCTGGTCGATGCCGTTATCGCAGCGAGTGGCGGCTACCACATGACTGTTGCCGCATTAAACAACCTCCCGGATAAAAACGCACATGGTTTTGGTATTTTGCAAGATCCATACTATCCCGCTCAAACGCTCAAAACCAACGAAATCCTGGCCAAATCAGAATTCAACTATCAACAATTCATTACCGCCTATGAGGAGCTGCTTCGCGGCGAAGGCTTGGTTGAACTCAAAGACAGTCATGCCTCCATCGTAGCATCCGACGGCTACGACATGACTTCCATCTCAGGTGAAGGAGGCAAAGTTTATACATGGACCAAAGCCACCGCAGACGGCGGCCGAGTTGTCCAATTAATCAATCTCGCAGGCCTCGACAAAGACACCAATTGGAACAGCTCCAACCACCACACGCTGAAACTCGACAACCCTAAAGTCAGAATCCCGTTTGATATAGAAATCAGCGCAGAACAGGCCGAGCAAGCCATCGTACAACTGGCTTCCCCCGACTCAGACGATATATCCATGCACACATTGGAATCTTCCGTCATCTATGAAAACGGCAAACCGGTGGCACTGGAAGTCACCGTACCGAGCCTGGATGTCTGGGATATGCTTTATGTCAGCAATTTAGGGCAGGCAAGCGTCAGCCAAACCTTTGCCGACGACAAAACCACATTCAACGGCACCCACACCGACGACCATATCAAAGGTACTGAAAGCGAAGACATCATCTACGGCAACCGGGGCAATGATGAGATTCACGGCGGCAGCGGCAATGACAAATTGTCCGGTGGCACCGGCGACGACGTTATCAACGGCGATGCTGGCAGCGATATTCTCTACGGAGGCGGTGGCAATGACCATCTAAACGGCGGTTTAGACAACGACACGCTGTATGGCGGCGCCGGTAACGATACTATGTTGGGCGAAGCAGGCAACGACATCATTCACGGCGGCGCAGGCAACGACACACTATTCGGCGGCTTAGGGGACGATATATTGCGCGGCGAAGCCGGTAACGATACCTATGTATTCAATCGCGGCGAAGGCCATGACACCATTTTCGACCATCACGGCACAAACGCCATCCAATTCGGCGCAGGCATCTCCCTCTCGGATCTGTCACTCGAAACAGTCAACGAAAAGGACGGCACGACTTGGAACATCACCATTCGTGGCGAAAACAATCACAATGACCTCATCACCATCGACCACCAATATGCCGGCATCCATACCGACGCCCAAGGTAAAAAAATTCCCTCAGTCAGCGAATTCCGCTTTGACGAAGGTACGTTCAACATTGACCAGTTAATGCATATTTTAGGTTAA
- the lolB gene encoding lipoprotein insertase outer membrane protein LolB: MNLKQLSSVAALLLLAACAQPNLPQQNSWQAAEQVQDFSADGRLAVKVEGKGSYANFDWTYQNAVQTIDVNTPLGNTVGQLCQDSEGVLAVDSKGKVYQAETAEELSRQLLGFALPVQYLHIWADGKRVANAPYKILPDGRLEQFDWTISRTLNSSGQPKTLQLENAKFNIRLVFDTVNHSLDKNGQTRCAARK, translated from the coding sequence ATGAATTTAAAACAATTATCATCGGTTGCAGCCTTATTGCTTTTAGCTGCCTGTGCGCAGCCAAACTTACCTCAGCAAAACAGTTGGCAAGCGGCCGAGCAGGTGCAGGATTTTAGCGCAGATGGTCGTTTGGCTGTCAAAGTGGAAGGCAAAGGCTCTTATGCCAATTTCGACTGGACTTATCAGAACGCGGTTCAAACCATTGATGTGAATACCCCATTGGGCAATACCGTAGGCCAGCTATGTCAAGACAGCGAAGGTGTATTGGCAGTAGACAGTAAGGGTAAGGTTTATCAGGCGGAAACGGCTGAGGAATTGAGCAGACAGCTTTTGGGCTTTGCTTTACCGGTTCAATATCTGCATATTTGGGCAGATGGTAAACGCGTTGCCAATGCGCCATACAAAATTCTGCCTGATGGCCGTCTGGAGCAGTTTGACTGGACGATATCGCGCACTTTAAATAGTTCAGGGCAGCCCAAAACGCTTCAACTTGAGAATGCCAAGTTTAATATCCGCTTGGTGTTCGATACGGTAAACCACTCTTTGGATAAGAATGGACAAACCCGATGCGCAGCACGCAAATAG
- the ispE gene encoding 4-(cytidine 5'-diphospho)-2-C-methyl-D-erythritol kinase: protein MSVSEEIQAFPAPAKLNLDLRITGRRSDGYHNLESIFCLIGLYDTVHLKMRTDGQIILHTPVEGLKPEQDLTYRAAKLLLPYANVPHGVEIWLDKVIPTGGGLGGGSSDAATVLMVLNQWWQCGLSRQQLIDLGVSLGADVPFFIFGRSAFAKGVGEKLAEIDVPKQWYVIVKPPVHVATAKIFAHEGLTRDSKPSIMPTFQSLQPFQNDMQAVVFQEYPEVWKAYVELSQYGHALMTGSGACLFIASESHQEAHTIYQQVSQSYEAYCVEGLDVHPLYHMI from the coding sequence ATGTCTGTTTCAGAGGAAATTCAAGCCTTTCCTGCGCCGGCTAAATTAAATTTGGATTTGAGGATTACCGGCCGTAGGAGCGATGGTTATCATAATTTGGAAAGTATTTTCTGTTTGATCGGCTTATACGATACCGTTCATCTGAAAATGCGTACTGATGGGCAGATTATTCTGCATACGCCGGTCGAAGGGCTTAAGCCTGAGCAAGACTTGACTTATCGGGCGGCTAAATTATTACTGCCCTATGCAAACGTGCCGCACGGCGTTGAAATCTGGTTGGATAAGGTGATTCCGACCGGAGGCGGATTGGGCGGTGGCAGCTCTGATGCAGCCACAGTCTTAATGGTTTTAAACCAATGGTGGCAATGCGGCTTGAGCAGGCAGCAACTGATTGATTTAGGCGTAAGTCTTGGCGCAGATGTTCCTTTTTTTATTTTTGGAAGAAGTGCTTTTGCCAAAGGCGTGGGCGAGAAGCTGGCTGAAATAGATGTCCCTAAACAATGGTATGTTATCGTTAAGCCCCCCGTCCATGTGGCAACAGCTAAAATTTTTGCGCATGAAGGCTTGACACGGGATTCCAAACCCAGCATAATGCCGACTTTCCAATCGTTACAGCCGTTTCAAAATGATATGCAGGCGGTTGTGTTTCAGGAATATCCTGAAGTTTGGAAGGCTTATGTTGAGTTATCCCAATATGGTCATGCATTAATGACTGGTTCCGGGGCTTGTTTGTTTATAGCAAGTGAATCTCATCAAGAAGCACATACAATTTACCAACAGGTTTCTCAATCATATGAAGCTTATTGTGTGGAAGGATTAGATGTTCATCCACTGTATCATATGATTTAG
- the recA gene encoding recombinase RecA: MSDEKSKALAAALAQIEKNFGKGSIMKMDGSQQEENLDVISTGSLGVDLALGVGGLPRGRVVEIFGPESSGKTTLCLEAIAQCQKNGGICAFIDAEHAFDPIYARKLGVKVEELYLSQPDTGEQALEICDTLVRSGGIDMVVVDSVAALVPKAEIEGEMGDSHVGLQARLMSQALRKLTGHIKRTNTLVVFINQIRMKIGVMFGSPETTTGGNALKFYASVRLDIRRTGQIKKGDDVIGNETKVKVIKNKVAPPFRQAEFDILYGEGISWEGELIDLGVKHDIVEKSGAWYSYNGAKIGQGKDNVRVWLKENPDIANEIDAKIRAAVGINVDITEGKLDDTDGERPEE, from the coding sequence ATGTCAGACGAAAAAAGCAAAGCCTTAGCTGCCGCCCTTGCCCAAATCGAAAAAAACTTCGGCAAAGGCTCCATCATGAAAATGGACGGCAGCCAACAGGAAGAAAACCTTGATGTTATTTCCACCGGCTCCCTCGGCGTGGACTTGGCGCTCGGCGTTGGCGGTTTGCCCCGCGGCCGCGTAGTTGAAATTTTCGGCCCGGAATCCTCCGGTAAAACCACACTCTGTCTCGAAGCCATTGCACAATGCCAAAAAAATGGCGGCATCTGTGCATTCATCGATGCCGAGCATGCTTTTGACCCGATTTATGCCCGCAAACTCGGCGTAAAAGTCGAAGAACTCTATCTCTCCCAACCGGATACCGGCGAACAGGCATTGGAAATCTGCGATACATTGGTACGTTCCGGCGGTATCGATATGGTCGTTGTCGACTCCGTAGCGGCACTTGTGCCTAAAGCCGAGATCGAGGGCGAAATGGGCGACAGCCACGTCGGCCTGCAAGCCCGACTGATGAGCCAAGCCCTGCGCAAACTGACCGGCCACATCAAACGCACCAATACATTGGTCGTCTTCATCAACCAAATCCGTATGAAAATCGGCGTGATGTTCGGCAGCCCTGAAACCACGACCGGCGGTAACGCGCTCAAATTCTACGCCTCTGTCCGCCTCGACATCCGCCGTACCGGTCAGATTAAAAAAGGTGATGACGTGATTGGTAACGAAACCAAAGTCAAAGTCATCAAAAACAAAGTTGCACCTCCGTTCCGTCAAGCCGAATTCGATATTCTTTACGGCGAAGGCATCAGCTGGGAAGGCGAATTGATCGACTTGGGCGTTAAACATGACATCGTTGAGAAATCCGGTGCATGGTACAGCTACAACGGCGCAAAAATCGGCCAAGGTAAAGACAATGTACGCGTTTGGCTGAAAGAAAATCCTGATATCGCCAACGAAATCGATGCCAAAATCCGTGCGGCAGTCGGTATCAATGTTGATATTACCGAAGGCAAATTGGACGATACCGACGGCGAACGTCCTGAGGAATAA